The sequence ATGCTGACGTCATCCATGTTCTTGATGAAGGTCAGATCGTTGGATCTGGAACTCATGATCACCTGCGCGAATCGAACGAAACGTATCAAGAAATTCTCGCATCCCAAATGAGTGAAGAGGAGGCATACTAATGGCGCGCTTTGGCTCTTTTGAGGAACCGACGAAGGATATGAAAGGTGCTCTCAGGCGTCTAGCTCGTATGTTCCGATCCGAATTATTGCGGATTATAGGTGTGCTAGTTTTGACACTAGTGGGAACTTTAGCGATGCTACTGACTCCTAAACTGCTCGGCGACGCAACAAATGTGGTTGTTGATGGTATCGCCAGCGGCTCGGGAGTTGATTTTAGCAGTCTCGGACGACTCTCCTTAATTATTGTCGGTTTGTATGCCCTACACGCCGTTGCAAATTTTTCGGGCGGCGCACTAGCGCGTATTTCCGTGCAGAATCTCGGATCACGTTTACGCCGTGACGCGCAACAAAAAATCGATCGTCTTCCGCTGGCCTATATCGATAAACAAGCTCGCGGAGATCTGCTCTCCCGGGTAACGAACGATATTGACAACATCGTTCAAACACTCATGCAGACTCTGGGGCAGTCATTCTATGCGTTGTACATGGTAATCGGCGTGCTATCAATGATGTTCTATCTATCGTGGTCGTTAGCTCTGTGGTCACTATTCGTGGTTCCTTTTGGTTTGCTAGCGATAACTCGAATTCTCAAACGCTCTAAGCCAGCATTCCGCGAACAGTGGAAGCGCACAGGCGATGTATCAACCATTATTGAGCAGACTTTTACCGGGCATGATGTTGTAGCCATCTATGGTATGGAAGATGACATTAACGTTGCTTTTGACGATGCCAACGAGAAGTTGTTTGCTGCCGGATTCCGCGGCTATTTCCTCTCGATGCTTGCTCAACCACTTATGGGCTTAGTATCAAATTTATCCTTTGTAGTTATTGCTGTAGTTGGCGGTATCCAGGTTCTGCATGGCACGCTCACTATTGGCGGTATTCAGGCCTTCATTCAATACTCACGGCAACTAAATAACCCGGTGGCAATGATTGCCTCGATGGCGAATATGTTGCAGTCGGCAGCAGCATCGAGCGAGCGACTCTTTGATTTTCTGGATACAGCGGATATTTCCGCTGATGTTTCTGAACAGTTGCCACCTTTTGGCGAGCGCGGCACTATTGAATTCCGAGACGTTGATTTCAGCTATGAACCTGGAAAACCTGTGATTCAAAGTCTGAATCTCAAGGTAGTACGTGGCAGTCAGGTGGCTATTGTTGGCCCGACGGGAGCTGGGAAAACAACACTTGTTAATCTGCTTATGCGCTTCTATAACATCGATTCTGGTGCCATCTGCATAGACGACGTCGACATTCGTTCCTACTCACGCCAATCGCTACGCGCCCGAACTGGAATGGTTTTGCAAGATACATGGCTTTTTGATGGAACGATTGCTGAGAATATCGGTTTCGGAGCCAAAAATGCGACGTTTGACGACGTCGTCGCTGCTGCACAAGCAACCGGAGTCGATCATCTGATCCGTCAGCTACCGGATGGATACAACACTCACATTGATGATAATGACGGAACGTTGTCCACCGGAGAAAAACAGCTAGTCACGATCGCCCGCGCGTATCTTGCTGATCCAGATATCCTAATCTTGGACGAAGCAACGTCATCAGTCGATACCCGCACGGAAATGCTTGTTCAACACGCAATGAGTGAGCTTCGTCAGGGACGGACCTCATTTGTGATCGCCCATCGTTTATCAACAATTCGTGACGCAGATATCATCCTTGTTATGGTTAATGGAAATGTCGTTGAGCAGGGAGACCACCACCAACTTATGGCAAGCCGTGGCGCTTACTACGATCTATATCAAGCGCAATTTACAGGCTCGTCAGAAGCTGGGTAAGCTCTTCGACGGTTGACACATGCCGCCATGCATGCTTCTTCTCGGCGTCGTCGCCCTCTCCCCAATCCACAAGGATCGTTCGGATGCCGTGCACCGCAGCCCCATAAGTGTCGAAGTTCCGATCGCCGACCATCACGACGTCTGTGCGTACCGGACGGTCAAACCATTCGGTTCCTAGTGGCATTTCCGGGAGCCGGTTCTGTCCATCAAGAATTCCGAGTTGTTCCAGCTCAGTTATCGCGGTACCGACGACGTGATGCTTATGGGTACGCCCCAGTTCAGGTTCTGATCCGCAAATGATATCGAACGACGACGCTATCCCGGTCACTTCGCACACATGTTTTGCGGATCTACGCAATTTGGATGTGGCAGTGGCGGATCGCAATCCGCTATCTCTAACCGCCGTAAGCATATCGGCAACGCCAGGGAAAAGCGGCGTATCATCCATATAGACATCGTAATACTCACGGTACTTGTCAATATAAGAAGAAACTTCCGAAGCAGGAACATCGAGTTCGACGAACGTGTCTTCAAGCGGTGGACCCACAAAGCGGGAATACGATGATTCCGGAAGGTCTAAGCCGGATTTTTCTCGCATGACGTATGCCAATGTAGTCCGGATCAGTGGCGCAGAATCAGTAAGTGTGCCGTCAATATCGAATAAAACCGCACGTAGCGAAGAATTCATAGGTTATAACGTCTTTCGTTAATCAAACATCGTGGTATCGCCGGCACCATACCGGGCAATAGTGACTTGACCATCGCTCATATCGAGAACCGTAG is a genomic window of Arcanobacterium phocae containing:
- a CDS encoding HAD hydrolase-like protein; this encodes MNSSLRAVLFDIDGTLTDSAPLIRTTLAYVMREKSGLDLPESSYSRFVGPPLEDTFVELDVPASEVSSYIDKYREYYDVYMDDTPLFPGVADMLTAVRDSGLRSATATSKLRRSAKHVCEVTGIASSFDIICGSEPELGRTHKHHVVGTAITELEQLGILDGQNRLPEMPLGTEWFDRPVRTDVVMVGDRNFDTYGAAVHGIRTILVDWGEGDDAEKKHAWRHVSTVEELTQLLTSL
- a CDS encoding ABC transporter ATP-binding protein, translating into MARFGSFEEPTKDMKGALRRLARMFRSELLRIIGVLVLTLVGTLAMLLTPKLLGDATNVVVDGIASGSGVDFSSLGRLSLIIVGLYALHAVANFSGGALARISVQNLGSRLRRDAQQKIDRLPLAYIDKQARGDLLSRVTNDIDNIVQTLMQTLGQSFYALYMVIGVLSMMFYLSWSLALWSLFVVPFGLLAITRILKRSKPAFREQWKRTGDVSTIIEQTFTGHDVVAIYGMEDDINVAFDDANEKLFAAGFRGYFLSMLAQPLMGLVSNLSFVVIAVVGGIQVLHGTLTIGGIQAFIQYSRQLNNPVAMIASMANMLQSAAASSERLFDFLDTADISADVSEQLPPFGERGTIEFRDVDFSYEPGKPVIQSLNLKVVRGSQVAIVGPTGAGKTTLVNLLMRFYNIDSGAICIDDVDIRSYSRQSLRARTGMVLQDTWLFDGTIAENIGFGAKNATFDDVVAAAQATGVDHLIRQLPDGYNTHIDDNDGTLSTGEKQLVTIARAYLADPDILILDEATSSVDTRTEMLVQHAMSELRQGRTSFVIAHRLSTIRDADIILVMVNGNVVEQGDHHQLMASRGAYYDLYQAQFTGSSEAG